TTCAAAAGGTTCGGCCAATCCCGCTCTATTTCGGATAATGGCCTCTACTCCTCCCAAATGGGAGTTTCCACAGGATCACCCGCAACGACTTGCATGAGTGCGACAGGTTTGGCCACATAAGGGTCAAGAGGAAACAGCTCCAAGATGGCATCCAACAGCACGGGCAGCGAATGACCGTCACAGCGGACGAGAGTCTTTGCATGGCTAGCCGCTGGGAAATTGCCGTCAGCCAGCACGATCTCATCTCCATGCCCCATCTCCATCATGACTTTCATTAGCTCCGGCGAAATGTAGGGCGATATACCTTTCAGCATTGTTCTTCCTCCTTCCTTGCTTGTAATTGCGTAAATCTCAGATAGGCATTCACCCATTCTGGATGTTGCTGCGGTTCATACAGCCGAATCGGGAAGGAATCAGCCACCAGCCTTCTGGCAGTCTGGAGATCCTTGCAATGCCCGGTCGACATGTATTGAACCAGCATGTTGCCAATTGCGCTGGCCTCAACCGGGCCCGCCCATACAGGCCGAGCCAACGCATTTGCCGTAAGCTGACACAACAGCTCATTCTGAATGCCTCCGCCAACCATATGCAGGCCTTGAAAAGACTCCCCTGTGAGCGACTCGATCTGCAGCACGGTCTGCTTGTATTTCAGCGCCAAGCTCTCAAGCACACAGCGGGTGATCTCGCCTACACGCTGAGGTACAGGCTGCCCGGATTCCAGACAGAAGGCTTGAATTTTGCCGATCATGTCATGCGGGGAATAGAAGCGGAAATCATCCGGGTCGATCAGACTTCGGAACGGCTCAGCACCGGCGGCCTCTTGGACAAGGCGGGAATATGAATAAACACTACCCTGACCGTCCCACTCCGCCTTGCACTCCTGCAGGATCCACAGACCCATAATATTTTTGAGCAACTGGTACGTGCCGCCGACTCCGCCTTCATTGGAAAATTCCAGCCTAGCCGCTTCCTCCGTCAGAAGAGGCTGCTCCCGCTCCGTCCCCATTAGGGACCAGGTCCCGCAGACCAAATAGACAAAAGATTCATCCGAACAGCAAGGAACAGCAACGGCTGCCGATTCCGTATCATGAGTGCCTACGGCTACAGCCTCAACCGGAGGTACGCCTAGCTCCTTGCATACCCGCTGGGTTAATGGAGCGATGGCAGTGCCTGGATGAATCACCTCAAGAAAGAGATGAGGCGGAATGCTCAGGCGATCCATCAGCTCCGTATTCCAAGCCTGCTTGCTTGGATGGTATAGCTGCGTTGTCGTCGCCATCGTAAATTCGCAGACCATGCGCCCTGTCAGAAAATAAACGAGCAGGTCGGGAGTGAGCAGTAACGTCCGGGCGGCATCGAGCTTCGGGGATGCCGCCTGTTTCATCGCAGCCAGCTGGTAAACCGTATTAAAGGGCATGAGCTGGAGACCGCTCTGCTCGAACAAGGCTTCCTTGCCGATAGACGAAACGACGTCCTCGATCACTTCCTGAGTGTGAGGGTCTCGGTAGTGATAGGGGTTTCCCATCAGCTCACCGTTAGCGTCGAGCAGCCCGAAATCAACTCCCCATGTGTCAATGCCGAAGGTCCGGGGGCTGTATCCGTCCTGAAAAGCTTTGCGCAGCCCTGTTTTCAATTCTTCAAGCAGCCTAAGAATATCCCAGTACAAGTGATCGCCGATCTCCACGGGTCCGTTCGGGAACCTGTGAATCTCCTCCACTTTCAGACGGGGAGCCCCACCTGATTCATGGATCATCCTGCCGATCAGGGCCCGGCCGCTGCTCGCTCCCAGGTCGAACGCAAGTACCTCCTGGTCCTCTAACATCTGCGCTCCCTCCCTCACCTAATCATTGGCGTTTTATTTCATCTTTTGCAGTAATTGAATACGGTAAGCTTCACTTTCCAGCGAAGCAATCTCTTGAAATTCTTCATTCGTGAGCGCCTTCGGCTCCTGGATTGCTTTTGCGATCAGATAGATTTTCGCACTTTCCTCCACAACCTCCGTACGA
This genomic window from Paenibacillus hexagrammi contains:
- a CDS encoding rhamnulokinase encodes the protein MLEDQEVLAFDLGASSGRALIGRMIHESGGAPRLKVEEIHRFPNGPVEIGDHLYWDILRLLEELKTGLRKAFQDGYSPRTFGIDTWGVDFGLLDANGELMGNPYHYRDPHTQEVIEDVVSSIGKEALFEQSGLQLMPFNTVYQLAAMKQAASPKLDAARTLLLTPDLLVYFLTGRMVCEFTMATTTQLYHPSKQAWNTELMDRLSIPPHLFLEVIHPGTAIAPLTQRVCKELGVPPVEAVAVGTHDTESAAVAVPCCSDESFVYLVCGTWSLMGTEREQPLLTEEAARLEFSNEGGVGGTYQLLKNIMGLWILQECKAEWDGQGSVYSYSRLVQEAAGAEPFRSLIDPDDFRFYSPHDMIGKIQAFCLESGQPVPQRVGEITRCVLESLALKYKQTVLQIESLTGESFQGLHMVGGGIQNELLCQLTANALARPVWAGPVEASAIGNMLVQYMSTGHCKDLQTARRLVADSFPIRLYEPQQHPEWVNAYLRFTQLQARKEEEQC